One genomic region from Stackebrandtia nassauensis DSM 44728 encodes:
- a CDS encoding VOC family protein, with protein MSVNLFSGFAVRDLSAAVAWYEKLLGAAPSFYPNDVEAVWELAENRFVYVIVRPEDAGHGVHTIVVGDYDERLVQIAGRGLKPDEVEDYGNGVRKAIFHDPDGNEFGIGGLP; from the coding sequence GTGTCCGTCAACTTGTTCTCTGGTTTCGCCGTCCGCGACCTGTCCGCCGCGGTCGCCTGGTACGAGAAACTCCTGGGTGCGGCACCGTCGTTCTATCCCAACGATGTCGAGGCGGTCTGGGAGCTCGCCGAAAACCGGTTCGTGTACGTGATCGTGCGACCCGAGGATGCCGGGCACGGCGTACACACCATCGTTGTCGGCGACTACGACGAACGCCTCGTACAGATCGCCGGGCGGGGACTGAAACCTGACGAAGTGGAGGACTACGGCAACGGCGTCCGCAAGGCGATCTTCCACGACCCGGACGGCAACGAGTTCGGCATCGGCGGTCTGCCCTAG
- a CDS encoding TIGR02452 family protein, translating to MSGRLRHIARETVDIAETGEYRNAAGELVDIRDHVADAISGTRHYLPDDHLDVAQSPRSAPTIEVTDETTLTAARRLDTEGNTDTACLVFASAKNPGGGFLGGAKAQEEDLARCSALYRCQTTVPAFYEHHRLTRDLRYSDRVIYSPGVPVFRDEALKLLDAPYRTAFLTAAAPNLGAITRNQPQYVDDVPHALRRRASRVLAVAAAQGHRNLILGAWGCGVFRNDPRQVAEAFAEGLREVDRFDRVVFAVLDNRPQTPVRSAFTEVLAP from the coding sequence GTGAGCGGACGCCTGCGCCACATCGCCAGGGAAACGGTGGACATCGCCGAAACCGGCGAGTACCGCAACGCTGCCGGGGAACTGGTCGACATCCGAGACCACGTGGCCGACGCGATCTCGGGCACCCGGCACTACCTGCCTGACGACCACCTCGACGTGGCTCAGTCCCCGCGATCGGCTCCCACAATAGAGGTCACCGACGAGACAACCCTGACCGCCGCGCGCCGCCTGGACACCGAGGGGAACACCGACACGGCGTGCCTGGTGTTCGCGTCCGCCAAGAACCCTGGCGGCGGCTTCCTGGGCGGGGCGAAGGCACAAGAGGAAGACCTGGCGCGCTGCTCAGCGCTGTACCGCTGCCAAACGACAGTCCCGGCTTTCTACGAACACCACCGCCTCACCCGCGACCTGCGCTACAGCGACCGGGTCATCTACTCACCGGGCGTCCCGGTGTTCCGCGATGAGGCGCTGAAGCTGCTCGACGCGCCGTACCGCACGGCCTTCCTGACGGCGGCGGCTCCGAACCTCGGCGCCATCACCCGCAACCAACCGCAGTATGTGGACGATGTCCCCCATGCGTTGCGGCGCCGGGCTTCCCGAGTACTGGCGGTGGCCGCCGCGCAGGGACACCGCAACCTGATCCTGGGCGCGTGGGGTTGCGGCGTCTTCCGAAACGACCCACGACAGGTGGCCGAGGCGTTCGCCGAGGGACTGCGCGAGGTCGACCGTTTCGACCGGGTGGTCTTCGCCGTCCTGGACAACCGCCCACAAACACCCGTGCGCAGCGCCTTCACCGAGGTGCTCGCGCCCTAG
- a CDS encoding dihydrofolate reductase family protein, with amino-acid sequence MNDITSPDSSRTTIRLHMSMSLDGFIAGPDDQPGQELGRDGGRLFNWLDDRHGDGPSGQVYGEVLATGAVISGRRTFELAGRWNGDHHDGVPIFVLTNHVDPDDVPPGSAQFVTDVTECAELARTAAGDRVVMVHGAGAAQSLLRAGQLDEIDIHLVSVLLGEGRRLFDALGSQHIELERVRVVEARDVTHLRYRVRHD; translated from the coding sequence ATGAATGACATCACGAGCCCCGACTCGAGCCGCACCACGATCCGGCTGCACATGTCCATGTCCCTGGACGGTTTCATCGCCGGACCCGATGACCAGCCCGGCCAGGAACTGGGCCGCGACGGTGGACGACTGTTCAACTGGCTCGACGACCGACACGGCGACGGGCCGAGCGGACAGGTATACGGCGAAGTCCTGGCCACCGGTGCCGTCATCTCTGGGCGTCGCACCTTCGAGTTGGCCGGGCGCTGGAACGGTGATCACCACGACGGTGTGCCCATCTTCGTGCTCACCAACCACGTCGACCCCGACGACGTGCCGCCAGGTAGCGCACAATTCGTCACCGACGTCACCGAATGCGCGGAACTGGCGCGCACGGCCGCGGGCGATCGCGTCGTCATGGTGCACGGTGCCGGTGCGGCCCAATCACTGCTGCGGGCCGGACAGCTCGACGAGATCGACATCCACCTGGTCTCGGTCCTGCTGGGTGAAGGACGCCGACTGTTCGACGCCCTTGGCAGCCAACACATCGAGCTGGAGCGAGTTCGGGTGGTGGAAGCACGCGACGTGACACACCTGCGCTATCGCGTGCGACACGACTAG